A stretch of DNA from Spirosoma endbachense:
CTACAACCATTCTGGCCATGCAGCACTTTAAGACGTTTAGTGAGCGAATGGCCGATTTCCCGGTAAAAATTGATTACATCAACCGATTCCGAACAGCTGCCCAAACGAAAGAAATTCTGAAAGGTGTTAGCTCAGGCGAAATCGGTATTCTCATTGGAACCCATCGAATTGTCAATAAAGACATCAAATTCAAGGATTTAGGGCTTTTAGTGATTGATGAAGAGCAGAAATTTGGGGTTAAAACCAAAGATCGGCTGAAAGAAATGCGGGTTGAAGTAGACGTACTAACACTCACAGCTACGCCCATTCCGCGCACGCTCCATTTTTCGCTCATGGGTGCCCGCGACCTCTCGGTCATTGCTACGCCCCCGCCTAACCGCCAGCCGGTTACGACAGAGGTACATCCGTTTAACGAAACGATCATCCGTGATGCGATCAGTTATGAAATTCGGCGTGGTGGCCAGGTTTTTTTTGTTCATAACCGGGTTAATGATATCGAATCGATTGGGAATCTGATTCTGCGGCTTGTACCCGAAGCACGCATCGGCGTTGCGCATGGTCAAATGGATGGCGATAAGCTGGAACGGGTAATGACGCGATTTATTGAGGGCGATTATGATGTATTGGTATCCACCAATATTATTGAGTCTGGACTGGATATTTCAAACGCCAATACGATTCTGATCAACAATGCACATTACTTCGGCTTATCCGATCTCCACCAGATGCGCGGTAGGGTAGGGCGCTCTAACCGGAAAGCATTTTGTTACCTGCTTACGCCCCCACCCTCTGTTATGACGTCAGATGCCCGGAAACGCCTTCAGACACTTGAAGATTTTTCGGATTTGGGCGAAGGGTTCAAAATTGCCATGCGCGACCTCGACATTCGGGGTGCCGGAAATTTGCTGGGAGCCGAGCAAAGCGGCTTTGTGAACGATCTCGGTTTTGAGATGTATCATAAAATATTGGATGAAGCCGTTCAGGAGCTGCGCGAAAATGAATTTAAAGATCTGTTTGAGACGAAGCCTGGCGACTTGAGGCTGGCTCTGCCCGACACCGTCATTGAAACCGACCTGCAAGTCGTTATTCCTGAACGGTATGTCTCCAATATTTCTGAGCGACTGGCGCTTTATACCCGATTGGACAGTATCCAGAACACCGAAGAATTGCAGGCATTTCACCAGGAAATACTCGATCGCTTCGGTCCAATGCCGGAAGAGGTCGAAAATCTAATCAAATTGGTTAACGTTCGCTGGAAAGCCGAACGGTTGTACCTTGAAAAACTGACGCTTAAGAATAATATCCTTAAAGGCTACTTCGTTTCTAACGGGAATGATGACTTCTTCAAATCCGATCAGTTTGGCAAGGTAATTGAATACATTAAACGAAATCCGGCCCACTGTTCGTTGAAGGAATCGAAAAACCGCCTTGTTATTACGCACAACAACGTATACTCTGTTGAGCAGCTTAATGAAATAATGGGGAATTTAACAAGTGAATAGTAGCAAAAGAGAGAGGTAAGACCAGATAAAAGACGTATAATCAATCAAATAATCCGAAAGTCTTTCATCGTGTGTCTTAAATCCTTTATCTTAAATTATTTTTGCACCTACGTTTTACACAAAATAGAGCAATGATTCAAAAGTATCACCTGCAACGAGTGGCTTATGTGCTGCTGGCAATGGCGGCCCTTGCATCTTGTAAGTCCAAGCACCCGACCAGCGTGCAGCCAGGGAAGAAGAGTACGGCGACGGGGATTGCTTACAACCAGAAAGACGGTTTTCAGGTAAAGAAATTTGCGGGACAGAAAGCTGGTCCAAACCTCGTTTTTGTTGAAGGTGGCCGGTTCACGATGGGTGCTCTCGAAGAAGATGTAATGAATAGCCGCGATAACCGGGAGCGCACAGTGTCGATCCAGTCTTTTTATATGGATGAGACTGAGATCGCAAACGTTCACTATCTCGAATATTTGAACGCAATCACGCGCGATTCTTCGGAAGAAGTAGTAAAAGCAGCATTGCCTGATACGACTGTTTGGGCAAACCCGCTCTCGTTCAACGATTCGTACGTTACCCAATATCTTCGCTATCCAGCTTTCCGATATTATCCAGTTGTGGGTGTGTCGTGGGTACAGGCTAGTGATTACGCTGTTTGGCGGTCGAATGCCGTCAATAACGAACTGGCAAAAGGTGGAACCAAGAAAAAAGGGGGCGGTTTCTCGCTGAAGCGTAAATCAAAAAAAGAAGCAGAACCTGCACTTGCTGAAGCAACTGCATCGACAGCTCCGCCAAAACCAAGCCTGGAAAGTGGCATGGTGCTGCCCGATTATCGGTTACCAACCGAAGCCGAGTGGGAATATGCTGCCAAAGCCCTGATTGGAACGCAATACATGGACGAGAATCAAATTAATCAGCGGATTTACCCCTGGGATGGTTCTTCGGTCCGGAATCCAAAGAAAGGCCGCAAACAGGGCCAGATGCTGGCTAACTTCAAGCGTGGACGCGGTGACTATGCCGGTATTGCTGGCCGCTCAAACGATGGTGCTATTATCACAGCTGAGATTTATTCTTATCCAGCCAATGATTTTGGGCTCTACAACATGGCCGGTAACGTAAACGAATGGGTATACGACGTTTATCGTCCGCTATCCTATCAGGATGTAAATGACCTGAACCCGATTCGCCGGAACGGCTATATGGATGAGGCCAAGAATTACGACTCCAAGAATAAGCAGTCGTTGATTGATGACAAACTAAGAGTTTATAAAGGCGGTTCGTGGAACGACGTTGCCTATTGGCTATCACCAGGGACTCGCCGATTCCTGGATCAGGATTCAGCTACTGCAATGATTGGTTTCCGCTGTGCTATGATCGGTGTTGGCCGAAACAAATAAACAGACAACTTACCAAATAGTAAGGCGGTCATTCAGCAATGGATGGCCGCTTTTTTGTTGATAGTCTCTGAAAACAGTTCTAGTTAACGCGTCGTCGCAAGAGTCAATACCCCAACTGATTTACAACCAGCTCGTAACAACTCAATTGCACAGGCTTCTATAGTCGATCCCGTCGTTAATACATCATCGACAATAACGATATTTTTCCCTTCAATTTCTTCTGGATTTGGTACGGCAAATACTGTTTTTACGTTTTCCCATCGTTCCAGACGATTCTTCCGGGTTTGTGATTCTTTAAACCGTTTCCGAATAAGTATATCGGTTCTGGCAGGAACGTTAAGTGCTTCAGAAAGTCCTTCGGCAATCCAATCGGCCTGATTATAACCCCGTTGTTGTAAGCGACTCTTATGCAACGGAACACCAATTATTACGTCTATTTCTTTTATCAGTTCACTTTCCGATTTGAGTTGATAACCGTACCAGCCAGCTATTTCTTTTGCAGCTTCTTTTTGGCCTTTATATTTAATCTGATGGATTAGTTTTTGTACTGTACCAGCCTTTGAGTAGAGGACAAAAGAAGCCACAAAATGTATAGGGACTTTTCCGGCGAACTTATTGAGGAGATTTTGATCATAGGGCAGACGATGTTGATTTGTTTCTGGTAAGTTAATTCGGCAGTGTGTACAAAGTAACTTTTCGTTATCACCCAAAGACCGGCTACAACCGAGACAGAGCACAGGAAAAAGCAGGTCCGTAAAGTCAGCTACAAGCGTCCGAATAAACCGAAACATGGTGATTGTTCGTTAGTTAAAAGAAATCGTTGTAAATTAGAGAGAACAATAACTGCCTAGATTGTTGTGGATATAAAAAATATAAATGAGGCTTGGGATGAGCTGCTTAACCAACTCGAAATTTTGGTTGGCAAGCGCCCCGTAGACCTCAACGCCGTATTGTTTTTGATTGGCGTACAAGAGCTGGGGAAGGGCCCCCGACGATTTTCGAAAGAAGTAAAACAGGACTTAATGCACATTGCTGTTTGTCGGGTTTTGAGCCAGTCAGGTTATTATACCTTCGAGGGTTATGACAAAGATGGCTGGCCACAATGGACATTGATGAAGCCAATTCCGCATGCTGATTTATTAACGCAAGAGATTTTTTTGAAAGAACATGTGATTTCCTACTTCCAGTCTGAACTAGTTTAACCGCTCAACCTGAATACCTATGCACTCGTCAAACTCTTACACGATGTTAGTGCAACGCATTGAAGAATACAAAAAACGCTACTTCCAGAATCAATTGGTCAAAGGCGTTTTATTCTTTGTTGCCTTGCTTGGAAGTGGATACTTACTTATCAATACCGCCGAATTCATCGGGCGATTCAACTCGGTAGGTCGAGGAATCTTATTTTTCGGCTTTCTGCTGACTGTACTTGCGGGTTTATACATGCTCGTGGTACGGCCACTTATGAGCCTATATGGGCTTAATAAACCATTGTCGAACGATGAAGCTGCCCGACAAATCGGGCTCTATTTCCCTGAGGTAGGGGATAAGCTGCTGAATACATTACAGCTTCAGCGTATCTCCTCTGATCAAAGTGATTTGCTTCAGGCAAGTTTGAATCAGCGCTCGCAACAGTTGCTAATTAATCGTTTTGCCAATGCGATTCAGATTAGCCGGAACCGGCAGTTTTTGAAATATGCAATACCACCGCTTGCCCTGATCTTATTGATACTGTTGATAAACCCTACCTTTTTTACAAACTCTTCGACGCGTTTGGTAAATTATAATGAAGAGTTTGTAGAAGAAGCTCCTTTTCAATTTGTTATTCAAAACAAATCGATGAAGGCATTCCGAAATGAAGACTTTCCGCTTTCTGTTAAATTAAAGGGCGATGCATTGCCTCAGGCAGTTTATGTAGTAACAAACGGCACTCGCTTTAAACTTGATCAGAAAGGAGATCGGTTTACCTATAATTTTGATAACCTCCAGAGAGATCTGAACTTTCATTTAGAAGCATCGGGTTTTAACTCTCCTGCCTACAAAATTTCTCTCATTGATCGGCCTGCTGTCCTTTCGTTCAACGTAAGACTCGATTATCCTGCTTACTTGAATAAGCCTACCGAACAACTAGCTAATGTTGGAAATCTGCTTGTCCCCCAAGGAACGGTAGTTAACTGGGAGTTTGCCGCTGACCATACAGACTCACTTTTATTACGGTTTAATACCGATACAAAAGCGACACCGGCACGGTTGGCTGAGGCCAATACATTTACTGTGAATCGGCGATTGATGCAAAATGCCACTTATACAGTCTCGTTAAAAAATGGACAGATTGCAACCCCGTCAACCATTCAGTACAATGTTCAGGTTATTCCTGATCGTTTTCCACAAATTTCCGTTGACCGCATTCAGGACACGGTAACCTACAATTATATCGCGTTATCCGGTCTGGTTTCAGATGATTACGGGTTTTCAAAAATGCGATTGAATTATAAGATCACTCGTAACGGGAAGGCCTCACCCCAGTACAGTAAAGACATCCCCGTTAACCGGTCAACAACCTCACAGAACTTTGTTTATAACTGGTCGCTCGACAGCTTAAAGCTTGGTCAGGAGGATCGCCTGGAATACTTTGTTCAGGTGTGGGATAATGATGGTGTGAACGGTCCTAAATCAAGTCGTTCAAATCAGCTGAATTTTGTTATACCCTCTAACGCTGAGATTCAGAAGCAGGTCGATCAGTCGGCCGAGAAAACCGAGCAACAGATCGATAATGCGTTAAGCAAAACCCAGGCAATCAAAAAAGAGCTGACTGCCATGGAAGATAGAATGCGCACGAAAAAGTCCTCTGACTTCCAGGACAAAAAACAGTTGCAGGACATTCTTCAGAAGCGAGAAGAATTGATGAAAGAGGTTCAGAAACTGCAGGAACAATTCCAGAAGACGAACGACACGCAACAGCGTTTTGCTGAGAAAAATCAGGAAATGCAGGATAAAATGCAGCAGTTGCAAAAACTCTTCAATGAGTTGCTCGACCCGGAATCGAAGCAATTATATGAGCAGTTGAAGCAGTTACTAGAGCGTAAACAAGATGAGAAAGCGTCTGAAATGCTTGATAAATTAAGCCGGAAAGAACGTAATCTGGAGCGCGACCTAGATCGGGCCCTGAAGCTCTTCAAGCAAATGCAGTTGGAGCAAAAGGTTAATAATATTGCTGAGAATCTGGAAAAACAGGCCAATGAATTAGACAAGCAAGCCGAAGAAAACGCGAAGAAAAATGAGACTTCTGAGGACCAGCACAAACAACAGGAAAAGTCTCAGGAAGATTTTAAGAACACAGAAGAGCAACTAAAGGAGCTGGAAAAACAAGCAGAGAAAGACGATCTCAATAAACCAGAATCTTCGGAGCAGGATCAAAAGGAGATTGAGAAAGAAATGGAAGAGGCTATGAAGCAGATGAAGCAAAACCAGGGTAAGAAAGCAGCTTCATCGCAGAGTAAATCGGCCAAATCGATGCGTCAGATGAGTAAGCAAATGAAAGAGTCGATGGAATCATCGGAGATGCAGGAGATGCAGGAGAACATGGATGATCTTCGTAATATCCTTGAAAACCTGATAACGCTGTCATTTGGTCAGGAGCGCGTCATGAAAGATTTTCGGGGTATGAGCCTTCAGGACCCTCGCGTTACAAAGCTTTCTCAGGAGCAGTTAAAGCTTCAGGATGATGCCAAAATCATTGAAGATAGTCTCAATGCACTGGCTAGTCGGGTTGTCCAAATTCAGTCGTTCGTTACCCGAGAGTTGACAAATATGAAGTCGTACATGGACGAAAGTGTCCAGCAGCTACGGGATCGTCGGCTAAGTATGGCCGCTTCCAAACAGCAGTTTGCCATGACATCTATTAATAATCTTGCCCTTATGCTGAGCGATGTATTGAAGAATATGCAACTGCAAATGAATGCTATGGCTATGCCCGGAAAGGGGAAAGGCGGCAAGAAAGGCGAGAATCCAAGTGGTATGGGTGAGATGCAAAAACAGCTTAACGCTAAAATGCAGCAACTCCAGAAAAGTGGCAAATCGGGTAGGGGATTGTCAGAAGAACTTTCTCAAATGGCTGCTGAGCAAGCTATGATTCGAAATATGCTCAAGAAATTAGAGGAGAGTTCAAAGGGAACAGAAGCGGGTAAGCAACAAGAAAAGCAGGTTAAAGATTTGATGGAAAAAATGGATGAAACCGAAACAGATTTAGTGAACAAGCGGGTGAATCCAAATACTATTAACCGTCAGAACGAAATTTTAACCCGTTTACTTGAATCTGAAAAAGCGTTAAAACAACAGGAAGAAGATCCAAAACGACAAGCTGAAGCTGCCAAATCAACAAAGCATAGCACCCCTGCTTTCTTTGATTCTACCAATTTACAGAATAAGACCAAACAGGTAGAAGTACTTCGGTCAGTAACTCCCAACTATAATCTCTTCTATAAAAAAGAAGCGAACCAGTATTTGCAAAAAGTAAGTAAATAGTTAAACTCATCTTTTAACCGTCAGTCTGGCACAAAGGCTGACGGTTTTTTGTTGCCTTACTATTAATCAACCTCACGTTTTTCGCTTTTCAACAACTTTCATCAATTTTGTGAAAAGTTTCCACGTGAAACATTTTTCAAAAGTCTTCAAAAAATGTTTTCTTCATACGATGTCATTGTAGTAGGGGCAGGGCATGCCGGTTGTGAAGCAGCCAGTGCTGCTGCCACAATGGGTTCTAAGGTTCTGCTCATTACGATGAACATGCAGACCATTGCCCAGATGTCCTGCAACCCAGCCATGGGCGGAGTTGCAAAAGGACAAATTGTACGAGAAGTAGATGCACTGGGTGGTTTATCAGGAATCATAAGTGACAAAAGCATGATCCAATTTCGAATGCTAAATCGTTCGAAAGGTCCAGCCATGTGGAGTCCAAGATGCCAAAGCGACCGAAATGTATTTGCCTCAGAATGGCGAAAAGCGCTGGAAGAAAACAGAAATATTGATTTCTGGCAGGATACAGTAAATGAAGTACTTGTAAAGGACAGTCAGGTTGCTGGTGTGAGAACAAGTTTGGGAGTGGATTTTTTTGCCAAAGCTGTTGTGTTGACGAATGGCACATTCTTAAACGGCCGGATGTTTATCGGAGAAAAAGTTTTTGGTGGGGGACGAACAGCCGAACGATCAGCAACCGGTTTAACCGAACAGTTGGTTAGTCTGGGCTTTGAATCGGGCCGGATGAAAACCGGAACTCCTCCTCGTGTAGACGGTCGGAGCCTGAACTATGCGTTGATGGAAGAACAATTGGGTGATGAAAAACCCGGCAAGTTTTCCTACACGAATACGCCAGCATTAACGAAACAGCGCAGTTGCTGGATCACCTATACGAACCAGGCAGTTCATGATGAGCTCAAGACTGGTTTCGCAAAATCACCGATGTTTACGGGGCGGATCAAAGGACTTGGGCCTCGTTACTGCCCATCGGTGGAGGATAAAATCAATCGATTCGCGGATAAAGATCGACATCAAATCTTTGTAGAGCCAGAAGGTTGGGATACTGTTGAAGTGTATGTAAATGGTTTTTCAACCTCATTGCCTGAAACCGTTCAGTATAACGCATTACGAAAAATACCCGGATTTGAGAACGTGAGAATGTTCAGACCCGGATACGCTGTAGAATATGATTTCTTTCCGCCAACTCAGTTAAAGCCAACGCTAGAGACACAATTGGTCAAAAATCTGTTCTTTGCTGGACAGATTAATGGGACAACTGGTTATGAAGAGGCAGCCTGCCAGGGACTGATGGCTGGTATTAATGCGCATCGAAATAAGAATGAAGAAGCTGAGTTTACAATCAAACGGTCGGAGGGATATATCGGCGTCCTGATTGATGACCTGATAACTAAAGGGACGGAAGAACCGTATCGGATGTTTACATCCCGGGCAGAATATCGCACCTTGTTACGTCAGGACAACGCCGATTTACGGCTCACTGAAAAGGGGTACGCAATCGGATTGGCATCGCAGGAACGGTATGAATCTATGGTTACCAAACGGGATGGGATCGCTCAGCTAACCGAAGCAATCCGGACAGCAAAGCTCAAACCCGAAGATGTAAATGGTTGGTTAGAGACTAAGGGAAGTTCGCCGTTGCGCGAAAAAAGCAGTCTGTATACCTTACTCAAACGGCCAGAAATTGATCAGTCCGACGTAAAAGAACTGCTGAACCTCCTGCCAGAAATACCTGGGGTAGGGGAGGAGACGATTGAGCAAACAGTAATCGAAATCAAGTATGAAGATTATCTCAATCGGGAAAAACTGAACGCCGAGAAATTAGATAAATGGGAAAGTCTGGCAATTAATCCCACATTCGATTACGACCGCCTTAAAGCATTATCATTTGAGGGAAAGGAAAAATTGAAGCGACTTCGGCCAGCAACGATTGGTCAGGCATCCCGCATCAGCGGAGTAAGCCCTTCTGATGTTTCAATTCTTCTGGTCTATATGGGCCGTTAATTAATTAGGCGCTGATTGCTTTCTTTGCAATCAGCGCCTTTTTGTTTTCACACAATTTAACTCGCTAACTTGGAAACCGTCAATTCATGCCCAGTCTGCGGCAGTACAAAATTTACTCCCTTTTTAGTTTGTAAAGATTATTTGGTCAGCAATCAAAACTTTACCATAGAGCAATGCGATACTTGCAGTTTTAGATTGACCAACCCTCGGCCCGACGAAAAAACGATTGGATTATATTATAAATCGGAGCAGTATGTATCACACAATGACGAGAGCAGTGGCCTAATAAATACGGCTTATCGGTTAGTCCGTAATTACACGCTTCGGTCAAAATTAAATCTCATCAAAAAGCTTAATGGTGGGCCAGGCCGAATTCTCGACGTAGGTTGTGGCACTGGTGCGTTCCTCGATACCTGTAAACAGGGAGGCTGGCAAGTATCAGGTATGGAACCAGATCCAGATGCTCGCGCTGTTGCTCAAAAAAAATTAGAAGCCGACATCCAGCCTGATCTTAAGGTATTGGCCGGGGCACTACCTTTCGACATAATTACCTTATGGCATGTGCTCGAACATATTCCTGACCTCAATGAGACAGTGCCCCAACTGAATAAATTACTTAGTCCGAAGGGAACATTATTGATCGCCGTTCCCAATTCTGATTCTTACGATGCGCACTATTTTAAAGAATATTGGGCAGCCTATGATGTGCCTCGTCATTTACAACATTTCACTCCATCGACCATCAAGCCGTTATTTGAGAAGCATGGCCTGACATTAATTGAGCAGAAGCCAATGGTGTTTGATGCTTTCTATATTGCTATGCTTAGCACGCGTTACAAGACGGGCAAAACAGATTATCTAAGAAGTGTGCGGGTAGGACTTACCTCTAATCAGCAAGCCAAACAAACAGGCAACTCATCCAGTTTAATCTATCTATTTAAGAAGGCCTGATAATTGCGCTGATTCTAAGCAGAATGGCCATTTTTTCGGTTGACAGGTAAAGGTCAATTCTAAATTAAAAAAGTTAAAGTTTTATGTGAATAACCATGTGTATAACTCTGGCTTACAAGTGGATAAATTGTTTATAAGGACTGAAAGTGATGTGGATGAATATCGAAGTAATCCACATCACTTTTTTTTCGGCCTGTTGATGTGGAGAAACAACTACATATCACGATTGAACCCACACAATTTCCCCACTCAAAATTGTGTACAGAAATTATTCACAAATCCACATTCGTATTGCACATAAAATGTGGATAAAATGTTATTTACCTAAGAATAAGATGGTTATAAGTGGATAACTTGAAAACAGTGAGTGGATATGTTGCGGTTCTTATCCACATTCTGTATCTTCATCAGTGGACAACTTATTTGTACACATTTCCACATAGCTAATGGTTATAATAACGTT
This window harbors:
- a CDS encoding ComF family protein → MFRFIRTLVADFTDLLFPVLCLGCSRSLGDNEKLLCTHCRINLPETNQHRLPYDQNLLNKFAGKVPIHFVASFVLYSKAGTVQKLIHQIKYKGQKEAAKEIAGWYGYQLKSESELIKEIDVIIGVPLHKSRLQQRGYNQADWIAEGLSEALNVPARTDILIRKRFKESQTRKNRLERWENVKTVFAVPNPEEIEGKNIVIVDDVLTTGSTIEACAIELLRAGCKSVGVLTLATTR
- a CDS encoding DUF4175 family protein: MHSSNSYTMLVQRIEEYKKRYFQNQLVKGVLFFVALLGSGYLLINTAEFIGRFNSVGRGILFFGFLLTVLAGLYMLVVRPLMSLYGLNKPLSNDEAARQIGLYFPEVGDKLLNTLQLQRISSDQSDLLQASLNQRSQQLLINRFANAIQISRNRQFLKYAIPPLALILLILLINPTFFTNSSTRLVNYNEEFVEEAPFQFVIQNKSMKAFRNEDFPLSVKLKGDALPQAVYVVTNGTRFKLDQKGDRFTYNFDNLQRDLNFHLEASGFNSPAYKISLIDRPAVLSFNVRLDYPAYLNKPTEQLANVGNLLVPQGTVVNWEFAADHTDSLLLRFNTDTKATPARLAEANTFTVNRRLMQNATYTVSLKNGQIATPSTIQYNVQVIPDRFPQISVDRIQDTVTYNYIALSGLVSDDYGFSKMRLNYKITRNGKASPQYSKDIPVNRSTTSQNFVYNWSLDSLKLGQEDRLEYFVQVWDNDGVNGPKSSRSNQLNFVIPSNAEIQKQVDQSAEKTEQQIDNALSKTQAIKKELTAMEDRMRTKKSSDFQDKKQLQDILQKREELMKEVQKLQEQFQKTNDTQQRFAEKNQEMQDKMQQLQKLFNELLDPESKQLYEQLKQLLERKQDEKASEMLDKLSRKERNLERDLDRALKLFKQMQLEQKVNNIAENLEKQANELDKQAEENAKKNETSEDQHKQQEKSQEDFKNTEEQLKELEKQAEKDDLNKPESSEQDQKEIEKEMEEAMKQMKQNQGKKAASSQSKSAKSMRQMSKQMKESMESSEMQEMQENMDDLRNILENLITLSFGQERVMKDFRGMSLQDPRVTKLSQEQLKLQDDAKIIEDSLNALASRVVQIQSFVTRELTNMKSYMDESVQQLRDRRLSMAASKQQFAMTSINNLALMLSDVLKNMQLQMNAMAMPGKGKGGKKGENPSGMGEMQKQLNAKMQQLQKSGKSGRGLSEELSQMAAEQAMIRNMLKKLEESSKGTEAGKQQEKQVKDLMEKMDETETDLVNKRVNPNTINRQNEILTRLLESEKALKQQEEDPKRQAEAAKSTKHSTPAFFDSTNLQNKTKQVEVLRSVTPNYNLFYKKEANQYLQKVSK
- a CDS encoding class I SAM-dependent methyltransferase is translated as MTNPRPDEKTIGLYYKSEQYVSHNDESSGLINTAYRLVRNYTLRSKLNLIKKLNGGPGRILDVGCGTGAFLDTCKQGGWQVSGMEPDPDARAVAQKKLEADIQPDLKVLAGALPFDIITLWHVLEHIPDLNETVPQLNKLLSPKGTLLIAVPNSDSYDAHYFKEYWAAYDVPRHLQHFTPSTIKPLFEKHGLTLIEQKPMVFDAFYIAMLSTRYKTGKTDYLRSVRVGLTSNQQAKQTGNSSSLIYLFKKA
- the mnmG gene encoding tRNA uridine-5-carboxymethylaminomethyl(34) synthesis enzyme MnmG gives rise to the protein MFSSYDVIVVGAGHAGCEAASAAATMGSKVLLITMNMQTIAQMSCNPAMGGVAKGQIVREVDALGGLSGIISDKSMIQFRMLNRSKGPAMWSPRCQSDRNVFASEWRKALEENRNIDFWQDTVNEVLVKDSQVAGVRTSLGVDFFAKAVVLTNGTFLNGRMFIGEKVFGGGRTAERSATGLTEQLVSLGFESGRMKTGTPPRVDGRSLNYALMEEQLGDEKPGKFSYTNTPALTKQRSCWITYTNQAVHDELKTGFAKSPMFTGRIKGLGPRYCPSVEDKINRFADKDRHQIFVEPEGWDTVEVYVNGFSTSLPETVQYNALRKIPGFENVRMFRPGYAVEYDFFPPTQLKPTLETQLVKNLFFAGQINGTTGYEEAACQGLMAGINAHRNKNEEAEFTIKRSEGYIGVLIDDLITKGTEEPYRMFTSRAEYRTLLRQDNADLRLTEKGYAIGLASQERYESMVTKRDGIAQLTEAIRTAKLKPEDVNGWLETKGSSPLREKSSLYTLLKRPEIDQSDVKELLNLLPEIPGVGEETIEQTVIEIKYEDYLNREKLNAEKLDKWESLAINPTFDYDRLKALSFEGKEKLKRLRPATIGQASRISGVSPSDVSILLVYMGR
- a CDS encoding SUMF1/EgtB/PvdO family nonheme iron enzyme, whose product is MIQKYHLQRVAYVLLAMAALASCKSKHPTSVQPGKKSTATGIAYNQKDGFQVKKFAGQKAGPNLVFVEGGRFTMGALEEDVMNSRDNRERTVSIQSFYMDETEIANVHYLEYLNAITRDSSEEVVKAALPDTTVWANPLSFNDSYVTQYLRYPAFRYYPVVGVSWVQASDYAVWRSNAVNNELAKGGTKKKGGGFSLKRKSKKEAEPALAEATASTAPPKPSLESGMVLPDYRLPTEAEWEYAAKALIGTQYMDENQINQRIYPWDGSSVRNPKKGRKQGQMLANFKRGRGDYAGIAGRSNDGAIITAEIYSYPANDFGLYNMAGNVNEWVYDVYRPLSYQDVNDLNPIRRNGYMDEAKNYDSKNKQSLIDDKLRVYKGGSWNDVAYWLSPGTRRFLDQDSATAMIGFRCAMIGVGRNK